One Fundulus heteroclitus isolate FHET01 unplaced genomic scaffold, MU-UCD_Fhet_4.1 scaffold_76, whole genome shotgun sequence DNA window includes the following coding sequences:
- the LOC105929085 gene encoding echinoderm microtubule-associated protein-like 1 isoform X2, whose translation MEAEQGYLTGARGARRTERVCTREEKKRRKTTGLAEDSASGQTKYPCFSSASSSSYDDRSSAASGLDVADRLTYLEQRMQMQEDEIQLLKLALADVLKRLNISEEHQAGSAAAAGRRTPGGKARPVSLALPPRTPMATLSAPSLKKSSTVPSSVTARNYSPTPTLSGAKSPPGSVKDSPCKTAKTRPPSVASVCKKIPEGSNKSSEAAVSAGTRRVTHCKVTMQIYLSPLARKTGSSEEAKSASAVPAYDGPVAGPGPPPTKRASQPRMKKSAPSFTLNLQKTVTSQSSAHETSSYISPVKSPSQYFQICY comes from the exons ATGGAGGCAGAACAGGGCTACCTGACGGGGGCCAGAGGAGCACGGAGGACCGAAAGGGTATGTACAcgagaagagaagaagaggaggaagacgacGGGGCTGGCTGAGGACAGTGCCAGCGGTCAGACGAAATATCCTTGCTTCTCATCAGCATCCAGCAGCTCATATG ACGACCGCAGCTCGGCAGCCAGCGGCCTGGACGTGGCCGACCGGCTCACCTACCTGGAGCAGAGGATGCAGATGCAGGAGGATGAGATCCAGCTGCTGAAGTTGGCGCTGGCAGACGTCCTCAAGAGGCTGAACATTTCTGAAGAGCACCAGGCAGGGTCTGCAGCGGCTGCAGGAAGGAGGACACCAGGCGGCAAAG CCAGGCCAGTCTCCCTGGCTCTGCCCCCCAGGACCCCCATGGCGACCCTCAGTGCGCCTTCCCTGAAAAAGAGCTCAACAGTGCCCTCCAGCGTCACGGCCAGGAATTACAGCCCAACGCCAACTCTGAG cGGCGCGAAGAGCCCACCAGGCAGTGTGAAGGACAGTCCGTGCAAGACCGCCAAAACACGACCCCCGTCTGTAGCCTCAGTCTGCAAGAAAATCCCAGAAGG AAGCAACAAGTCCAGCGAGGCTGCTGTGAGCGCAG GAACACGGCGTGTGACACACTGCAAAG TGACTATGCAGATCTATCTGAGCCCCCTCGCAAGAAAGACTGGGTCTTCTGAGGAGGCCAAGTCTGCGTCTGCGGTGCCCGCCTACGACGGACCCGTGGCCGGCCCCGGGCCCCCGCCGACCAAGAGGGCCAGCCAGCCGCGGATGAAGAAGTCGGCCCCGTCCTTCACCTTGAACCTCCAGAAAACCGTGACCAGTCAGAGCTCGGCGCATGAAACCTCCAGCTACATCAGTCCAGTCAAGTCACCCAGCCAGTACTTTCAGATCTGTTACTGA
- the LOC105929085 gene encoding echinoderm microtubule-associated protein-like 1 isoform X3, which yields MEAEQGYLTGARGARRTERVCTREEKKRRKTTGLAEDSASGQTKYPCFSSASSSSYDDRSSAASGLDVADRLTYLEQRMQMQEDEIQLLKLALADVLKRLNISEEHQAGSAAAAGRRTPGGKARPVSLALPPRTPMATLSAPSLKKSSTVPSSVTARNYSPTPTLSGAKSPPGSVKDSPCKTAKTRPPSVASVCKKIPEGSNKSSEAAVSAGTRRVTHCKVTMQIYLSPLARKTGSSEEAKSASAVPAYDGPVAGPGPPPTKRASQPRMKKSAPSFTLNLQKTVTSQSSAHETSSYISPVKSPSQYFQICY from the exons ATGGAGGCAGAACAGGGCTACCTGACGGGGGCCAGAGGAGCACGGAGGACCGAAAGGGTATGTACAcgagaagagaagaagaggaggaagacgacGGGGCTGGCTGAGGACAGTGCCAGCGGTCAGACGAAATATCCTTGCTTCTCATCAGCATCCAGCAGCTCATATG ACGACCGCAGCTCGGCAGCCAGCGGCCTGGACGTGGCCGACCGGCTCACCTACCTGGAGCAGAGGATGCAGATGCAGGAGGATGAGATCCAGCTGCTGAAGTTGGCGCTGGCAGACGTCCTCAAGAGGCTGAACATTTCTGAAGAGCACCAGGCAGGGTCTGCAGCGGCTGCAGGAAGGAGGACACCAGGCGGCAAAG CCAGGCCAGTCTCCCTGGCTCTGCCCCCCAGGACCCCCATGGCGACCCTCAGTGCGCCTTCCCTGAAAAAGAGCTCAACAGTGCCCTCCAGCGTCACGGCCAGGAATTACAGCCCAACGCCAACTCTGAG cGGCGCGAAGAGCCCACCAGGCAGTGTGAAGGACAGTCCGTGCAAGACCGCCAAAACACGACCCCCGTCTGTAGCCTCAGTCTGCAAGAAAATCCCAGAAGG AAGCAACAAGTCCAGCGAGGCTGCTGTGA GTGCAGGAACACGGCGTGTGACACACTGCAAAG TGACTATGCAGATCTATCTGAGCCCCCTCGCAAGAAAGACTGGGTCTTCTGAGGAGGCCAAGTCTGCGTCTGCGGTGCCCGCCTACGACGGACCCGTGGCCGGCCCCGGGCCCCCGCCGACCAAGAGGGCCAGCCAGCCGCGGATGAAGAAGTCGGCCCCGTCCTTCACCTTGAACCTCCAGAAAACCGTGACCAGTCAGAGCTCGGCGCATGAAACCTCCAGCTACATCAGTCCAGTCAAGTCACCCAGCCAGTACTTTCAGATCTGTTACTGA
- the LOC105929085 gene encoding echinoderm microtubule-associated protein-like 1 isoform X1, which yields MEAEQGYLTGARGARRTERVCTREEKKRRKTTGLAEDSASGQTKYPCFSSASSSSYDDRSSAASGLDVADRLTYLEQRMQMQEDEIQLLKLALADVLKRLNISEEHQAGSAAAAGRRTPGGKARPVSLALPPRTPMATLSAPSLKKSSTVPSSVTARNYSPTPTLSGAKSPPGSVKDSPCKTAKTRPPSVASVCKKIPEGSNKSSEAAVSAGAGTRRVTHCKVTMQIYLSPLARKTGSSEEAKSASAVPAYDGPVAGPGPPPTKRASQPRMKKSAPSFTLNLQKTVTSQSSAHETSSYISPVKSPSQYFQICY from the exons ATGGAGGCAGAACAGGGCTACCTGACGGGGGCCAGAGGAGCACGGAGGACCGAAAGGGTATGTACAcgagaagagaagaagaggaggaagacgacGGGGCTGGCTGAGGACAGTGCCAGCGGTCAGACGAAATATCCTTGCTTCTCATCAGCATCCAGCAGCTCATATG ACGACCGCAGCTCGGCAGCCAGCGGCCTGGACGTGGCCGACCGGCTCACCTACCTGGAGCAGAGGATGCAGATGCAGGAGGATGAGATCCAGCTGCTGAAGTTGGCGCTGGCAGACGTCCTCAAGAGGCTGAACATTTCTGAAGAGCACCAGGCAGGGTCTGCAGCGGCTGCAGGAAGGAGGACACCAGGCGGCAAAG CCAGGCCAGTCTCCCTGGCTCTGCCCCCCAGGACCCCCATGGCGACCCTCAGTGCGCCTTCCCTGAAAAAGAGCTCAACAGTGCCCTCCAGCGTCACGGCCAGGAATTACAGCCCAACGCCAACTCTGAG cGGCGCGAAGAGCCCACCAGGCAGTGTGAAGGACAGTCCGTGCAAGACCGCCAAAACACGACCCCCGTCTGTAGCCTCAGTCTGCAAGAAAATCCCAGAAGG AAGCAACAAGTCCAGCGAGGCTGCTGTGAGCGCAG GTGCAGGAACACGGCGTGTGACACACTGCAAAG TGACTATGCAGATCTATCTGAGCCCCCTCGCAAGAAAGACTGGGTCTTCTGAGGAGGCCAAGTCTGCGTCTGCGGTGCCCGCCTACGACGGACCCGTGGCCGGCCCCGGGCCCCCGCCGACCAAGAGGGCCAGCCAGCCGCGGATGAAGAAGTCGGCCCCGTCCTTCACCTTGAACCTCCAGAAAACCGTGACCAGTCAGAGCTCGGCGCATGAAACCTCCAGCTACATCAGTCCAGTCAAGTCACCCAGCCAGTACTTTCAGATCTGTTACTGA